ATCTCTGTGGCTAAGGTTTGTAGTGCTTGGCCGGTTTCGTTTGGAGAAGCGTTAGCCTGCGGTGGAGGAAGCTGCTGGGGACACGCCACCAAAACCAGTGCCATAAGGCCAAGAGTAAGAGACTGTCGTAAAAGTCTGCTATGCTTGAAGGGTGGCTTCTACACGGAGATCTTACCCCAGTGACCTGTCGGACGCGGAGTGGGCCATCCTGGAGCCGTTGATCCCCGCCCCCAAGCCCGGTGGCCGACCCGCTAAGGTGCCGAGGAGGGAGATCGTCAGCGCCATACTTTACGTCCTGGAAAACGGTATCAAGTGGCGGGCCATGCCTCACGACTTGCCCCACTGGTCCACGGTCTACCACTACTTTCGCAAGTGGCAGAAGGAAGGGGTTTGGGAGAAGGTAGCTCAGGTTCTGGCCCGTCGTGACCGGGAGCGGGAAGGGAGGTATGCCTCCCCGAGTGCCCTGGTCATGGACAGCCAGTCGGTGAAGACGAGTGAAAAGGGGGGCCCCGGGGACACGACGGGGCGAAGAAGGTCAAAGGGAGAAAGCGGCAGATCCTGACGGACACGGGGGGCCGTCTCTTGAAGGCCTTTGTCCACCCGGCCAATGAGCACGACAAGTGGGGTGGGCAGGCGTCCCTTTTGGGGATGGACCT
This is a stretch of genomic DNA from Thermus caldifontis. It encodes these proteins:
- a CDS encoding IS5 family transposase — its product is MASTRRSYPSDLSDAEWAILEPLIPAPKPGGRPAKVPRREIVSAILYVLENGIKWRAMPHDLPHWSTVYHYFRKWQKEGVWEKVAQVLARRDREREGRYASPSALVMDSQSVKTSEKGGPGDTTGRRRSKGESGRS